The following proteins are co-located in the Nitrospirota bacterium genome:
- the priA gene encoding primosomal protein N': MLRSGRAAQPVRTDRTPDPRSPEPATPDQIHPGRYAEVVVPRHLYRSFTYLIPDRLRGQVGVGSLVLVPFGPSRIQGVIVALPERLTGTVGAGGPSIGRLREILPPADGTSPTEVPPELLELTRLVADRYLAPWGQCLRLALPAISASSAAKSPRSRRRGAPARPADRTEEATTSQTTALPPVPEAWQDRLSAALASPRYATWLVQAPAGVRLACLMDLTGKTLDRDRSVLAITPEVSHAVMLAQLARARWGERVALLHGGLAPAQRNEAWERIRSGAVRVVIGTRSAVFAPLDSLGLLYVDREDDAALKEEQEPRYHAGGVARLRAEQHGAVLLLGSSHPSLEAMRLVASEARLTLDAESPSNVPNLQLIDLRRTPHGTLLTPPLIAAIRTALEARTGRLSVILFLNRKGFAPALLCRDCGAVPRCSRCSVALTLYRRSGRLACHSCGASQPIPDTCPACRAAQLDPIGFGTERLEEDLRRLFPTARIGRLDKDTARTQGQAEAIRRRAAGGELDVLIGTQMLFQGPPLPRVELVGLPHADAGLHLPDFRAAERTFHMLQEAVGLALPGQAGGQVLLQTYLPTHHAIAAVAGQQPGLFYEQESAFRQALGYPPFTHLISLHVSGKNPRLVQRAAEGWANRLRAAAPSRPPDEVTIMGPIPAPHAQLRGRHRWHLLVKSADAEAARRTVRVTLDQLESERTVRNVKFEVDVDPVEMG, translated from the coding sequence ATGCTCCGGTCCGGCCGCGCCGCTCAGCCCGTCCGCACAGACCGAACGCCTGATCCCCGTTCCCCCGAGCCGGCGACACCTGACCAGATCCACCCGGGTCGGTACGCAGAAGTCGTCGTTCCGCGCCACCTGTACCGGTCGTTCACCTATCTGATCCCGGACCGGCTGCGCGGGCAAGTCGGGGTCGGCAGTCTGGTCCTTGTTCCCTTCGGCCCCAGCCGGATTCAGGGCGTCATCGTCGCGCTCCCCGAGCGACTCACCGGCACCGTGGGGGCCGGGGGGCCGAGCATCGGGCGCTTGCGCGAAATCCTGCCTCCGGCCGATGGGACAAGCCCAACGGAAGTCCCGCCAGAGCTCTTGGAGCTGACCCGCCTAGTCGCCGACCGGTACCTGGCCCCCTGGGGGCAATGTCTCCGTCTCGCCCTTCCCGCCATATCCGCCTCATCCGCCGCCAAATCGCCCCGATCGCGCCGGCGCGGCGCGCCGGCACGCCCTGCCGACCGAACGGAGGAGGCGACGACGTCTCAGACCACGGCCCTCCCCCCAGTCCCCGAAGCCTGGCAGGACCGACTCTCTGCCGCATTGGCCTCTCCGCGCTATGCGACGTGGCTCGTCCAGGCGCCTGCCGGGGTCCGGCTCGCCTGCCTGATGGATTTGACGGGCAAGACCCTGGATCGGGACCGATCCGTGCTGGCCATCACTCCGGAAGTCTCGCACGCCGTCATGCTGGCACAGCTCGCCCGGGCCCGATGGGGCGAGCGGGTCGCGCTGCTTCACGGCGGCCTGGCCCCCGCCCAGCGCAACGAGGCTTGGGAACGGATCAGATCCGGGGCCGTGCGAGTGGTCATCGGCACGAGGTCGGCCGTCTTCGCCCCGCTCGATTCGTTGGGCTTGCTCTACGTGGACCGTGAAGACGACGCGGCGCTCAAAGAAGAGCAGGAACCCCGGTACCATGCGGGGGGCGTCGCGAGGCTCCGCGCCGAGCAGCATGGGGCGGTTCTCCTGCTCGGCTCCTCTCATCCGTCACTGGAGGCCATGCGCCTGGTCGCTTCCGAGGCGAGGCTGACCTTGGACGCCGAGAGTCCTTCCAACGTCCCGAACCTCCAACTCATCGACCTCCGCCGGACGCCCCACGGCACGCTCCTGACCCCACCGCTGATCGCAGCCATCCGCACGGCCCTCGAAGCTCGTACAGGCCGGCTGAGCGTGATCCTCTTCCTGAACCGGAAGGGATTCGCCCCGGCGTTGCTCTGCCGGGACTGCGGCGCCGTTCCACGCTGCTCTCGCTGCAGCGTCGCGCTCACCCTCTACCGGCGGAGCGGACGGCTCGCCTGCCACTCCTGCGGGGCTTCACAGCCGATTCCCGACACCTGCCCGGCCTGCCGTGCGGCGCAACTCGATCCGATCGGGTTCGGAACGGAACGGCTCGAGGAGGACTTGCGGCGGCTCTTTCCTACCGCCCGGATCGGACGGCTCGACAAGGACACGGCCCGCACGCAGGGACAAGCGGAGGCGATCCGCCGGCGCGCCGCGGGCGGCGAGCTGGACGTGTTGATCGGCACCCAGATGCTCTTTCAGGGTCCGCCCCTGCCCCGAGTGGAGCTGGTGGGCCTTCCCCATGCGGATGCCGGGCTCCACCTGCCGGACTTCCGGGCCGCGGAACGGACCTTCCACATGCTGCAGGAAGCCGTGGGCCTGGCCCTTCCTGGCCAGGCTGGCGGCCAGGTCCTCCTCCAGACCTACCTGCCCACCCACCATGCGATCGCCGCCGTCGCCGGCCAGCAGCCGGGCCTCTTCTACGAGCAGGAATCGGCCTTCCGCCAGGCCCTGGGCTATCCGCCCTTCACTCACCTCATCAGCCTGCATGTTTCAGGGAAGAACCCCAGGCTGGTGCAGCGGGCGGCAGAGGGGTGGGCGAACCGGCTCAGGGCTGCCGCGCCAAGCCGGCCCCCGGACGAGGTGACCATCATGGGCCCCATCCCCGCCCCGCACGCGCAGCTCCGGGGCCGGCACCGCTGGCATTTGCTCGTGAAGTCGGCCGACGCCGAAGCGGCGCGTCGGACCGTCAGAGTCACGCTGGACCAATTGGAATCGGAGAGGACCGTGCGGAACGTGAAGTTCGAGGTGGACGTGGATCCGGTGGAGATGGGCTAA
- a CDS encoding flagellar motor protein MotB, with product MTTFRLCTLLSTLGWILLWTAPALCEPPDQKTGVDRVRVGEPALAFAAGFIRPSLPQDGVVSQISGDTVSGGNRILLGANEAIFLRLSGSRQVAAGDALTIYRRISEVFHPFTGQLLGNLYAIVGIVNVTKVTQDLASVRIVRAYGPITPGDSAMQFVPPPPPEAAPAGRQPPVAQGTIVAIPPQHFLIGQGQAVYIDQGRRDGLYVGDRLEVFRVTTGLPMRLIGEIKVLAVEESTATTQIVRSLVPFLKGDRVTFKPPVAKELAKGAEGAAPAESVSEELERLESASRESEAKEAPQEAQAGQQSPEALLADLARQLEFDPGEAPVKPKGLPILKRIGEILKQIPDKRARIEGHADDRPIGPSLKGLFPGNQELSEARAAGVVKYLVEEEGVDPSTLSAVGHGDTKPVANNKTEAGRKQNRRIEIVLLPMESPAPPSAPGGPAEAPPPAPAQPQTAAPPASTPPAP from the coding sequence ATGACCACATTTCGCCTCTGCACACTGCTCAGCACCCTCGGATGGATCCTGCTCTGGACTGCGCCCGCCTTGTGTGAACCTCCGGATCAAAAAACCGGCGTGGACCGTGTGCGGGTCGGGGAGCCGGCCCTGGCCTTCGCCGCCGGATTCATCCGCCCATCCCTTCCGCAGGACGGGGTTGTCAGCCAGATTTCCGGTGACACCGTCTCGGGCGGCAACCGAATCCTGCTTGGGGCCAACGAGGCGATCTTTCTCCGCTTGAGCGGTTCGCGCCAGGTCGCCGCGGGCGACGCCCTCACCATCTATCGCCGGATCTCCGAGGTGTTCCATCCCTTCACCGGCCAGCTCCTGGGCAACCTGTATGCGATCGTCGGCATCGTCAACGTCACGAAAGTCACGCAGGATCTGGCGTCCGTCCGCATCGTCCGCGCCTATGGACCCATCACCCCCGGGGACAGCGCCATGCAGTTTGTTCCCCCGCCGCCTCCGGAGGCGGCGCCGGCCGGCCGGCAGCCACCCGTCGCCCAGGGCACCATCGTGGCGATCCCGCCCCAGCACTTCCTCATCGGACAGGGCCAGGCAGTGTACATCGACCAGGGTCGGAGGGACGGGCTCTACGTCGGGGATCGGCTCGAGGTCTTCCGGGTCACGACCGGCCTGCCCATGCGTCTCATCGGCGAGATCAAGGTTCTGGCCGTGGAGGAGTCCACCGCCACCACGCAAATCGTCCGCTCGTTGGTCCCGTTCCTGAAAGGCGACCGAGTGACGTTCAAGCCGCCTGTGGCGAAGGAATTGGCAAAGGGCGCCGAAGGGGCTGCACCCGCAGAATCGGTGAGCGAAGAACTGGAGCGGCTGGAGAGCGCCAGCCGGGAATCGGAGGCGAAAGAGGCTCCGCAGGAGGCGCAGGCTGGTCAGCAATCCCCCGAGGCCTTGCTGGCTGACCTGGCTCGACAACTGGAGTTCGACCCGGGCGAGGCCCCGGTCAAGCCGAAGGGGCTCCCGATCCTCAAACGCATCGGCGAGATCCTCAAGCAGATCCCGGACAAACGGGCGCGGATCGAAGGCCATGCGGACGACCGCCCGATCGGTCCGTCGCTGAAAGGGCTGTTCCCCGGCAACCAGGAACTCTCCGAAGCCAGGGCGGCCGGCGTCGTGAAGTACCTGGTCGAAGAGGAAGGAGTCGACCCGTCCACCCTGTCCGCGGTGGGCCACGGCGACACCAAGCCGGTGGCCAACAACAAGACGGAAGCGGGACGAAAGCAAAACCGTCGAATCGAGATCGTCCTGCTTCCGATGGAGTCGCCGGCCCCTCCGTCAGCGCCGGGCGGCCCAGCCGAGGCACCTCCTCCCGCCCCGGCCCAGCCGCAGACCGCAGCGCCCCCTGCCTCCACGCCGCCTGCGCCATAA
- the ndhC gene encoding NADH-quinone oxidoreductase subunit A, producing the protein MSGMELLLEYLGRYFPVLLFIVIALAFGVVTLVISYLVQPKYPEPEKLSAYECGSEPFSDARMPFPVRYYIFAMLFVIFDIEVIFLYPWAVVFDKIGLIGLVEMLIFIGLFLVAYVYAWRKGALEWD; encoded by the coding sequence ATGAGCGGGATGGAGCTGCTCCTTGAGTATTTAGGCCGCTACTTCCCGGTTCTGCTGTTCATCGTGATCGCGCTGGCCTTCGGCGTGGTCACGTTGGTCATCAGCTATTTGGTCCAGCCCAAGTATCCGGAACCGGAGAAGCTCAGCGCCTACGAATGCGGCAGCGAGCCCTTCTCCGATGCCCGGATGCCCTTCCCCGTCCGCTATTACATCTTCGCGATGCTGTTCGTCATCTTCGATATCGAGGTGATCTTCCTGTATCCCTGGGCGGTCGTCTTCGACAAGATCGGGCTCATCGGTCTGGTCGAGATGCTGATCTTCATCGGCCTGTTCCTGGTCGCCTACGTGTACGCGTGGCGCAAAGGCGCGCTGGAGTGGGACTGA
- a CDS encoding NADH-quinone oxidoreductase subunit B family protein — protein sequence MGLIQIGRHEKDGQLDVITTTVEKAVNWARKGSLWPMTFGLACCAIEMIAAVSSRYDMDRYGAGVFRASPRQSDLMIVAGTVCRRMAPVIRKIYDQMPEPKYVIAMGSCATSGNIYDSYSVVQGVDRFVPVDIYVPGCPPTPEALFDGILKLQERIMQKRVFTKQPDAVKA from the coding sequence ATGGGCTTGATCCAGATCGGACGGCACGAGAAGGATGGGCAACTGGACGTGATCACCACGACGGTCGAGAAGGCCGTCAACTGGGCACGCAAGGGCTCGCTCTGGCCCATGACGTTCGGGCTCGCCTGCTGTGCGATCGAGATGATCGCGGCCGTCTCCTCCCGCTACGACATGGACCGGTACGGGGCTGGCGTCTTCCGGGCGTCGCCGCGCCAGTCCGACCTGATGATCGTGGCCGGCACGGTCTGTCGCCGGATGGCGCCCGTGATCCGCAAGATCTACGATCAGATGCCGGAACCCAAGTACGTGATCGCCATGGGGTCCTGCGCGACCTCCGGCAACATCTACGACAGTTACAGCGTCGTCCAGGGCGTGGACCGGTTCGTGCCGGTGGACATCTACGTGCCCGGCTGCCCGCCCACGCCCGAAGCTCTGTTCGACGGCATCCTCAAGCTGCAGGAGCGGATCATGCAGAAGCGGGTCTTCACCAAGCAGCCGGACGCCGTCAAAGCGTGA
- a CDS encoding NADH-quinone oxidoreductase subunit C, with amino-acid sequence MHPIAERIQQKFPESFVQAVEWRGDLAVTVKREALHGVARFLHDDPGMDFDYIVHVSSVDWPDDEGRFEVVYEFYSIRKRHRIRLKTRVPEADCTVDSLTDIWKGANFMEREVYDMMGIRFRNHPDLRRILMPDDYSEGYPLRKDFPVQGKGWRDTFEFLNET; translated from the coding sequence ATGCATCCGATAGCCGAGCGCATCCAGCAGAAGTTTCCCGAGTCCTTCGTTCAGGCCGTGGAGTGGCGCGGGGATTTGGCCGTGACCGTCAAACGGGAGGCCCTCCACGGCGTGGCGCGATTCCTCCACGACGACCCGGGGATGGATTTCGACTACATCGTCCACGTGAGCTCGGTGGACTGGCCGGACGACGAGGGGCGGTTCGAAGTCGTCTACGAGTTCTATTCGATCCGGAAGCGGCATCGGATCCGGCTGAAGACCCGCGTGCCCGAGGCCGATTGCACGGTGGACTCCCTGACGGACATCTGGAAGGGCGCCAACTTCATGGAGCGCGAGGTCTACGACATGATGGGCATCCGGTTCCGCAACCACCCGGACCTGCGCCGCATCCTGATGCCGGACGATTATTCCGAAGGGTACCCGCTCCGGAAAGACTTTCCGGTGCAGGGAAAGGGGTGGCGGGACACGTTCGAGTTCCTGAACGAGACATAG
- the nuoD gene encoding NADH dehydrogenase (quinone) subunit D, translating into MKLEDQRQTVYRVDPDHPETDTLPLVRTEELLLNMGPQHPSTHGVLKVILELEGERIVKSTPVMGFLHRGVEKLAEDGTYQQFIPHTDRLDYVCAMYNNFAYCRAVEKLMNVTVPERAEYLRTIVAEVQRIIGHQFWLGTQALDIGAMTVFFYTFRDREILLDWFDELCGARLTTSWYRIGGVERDLTPALIEKLRRFLDYFLPKIDEYVVFLEKNRIWLARTKGVAVISAEDAVNFGLSGPTLRGSGVDYDLRKYEAYGAYPRCEFSVPVGKNGDTYDRYWIRVEEMRESVKIIKQCLAQMPEGPIMADVPSVTLPKKERVFTNLESMIQQFKLFSQGFDAPKGEVYCGTEAHKGELGFYIVSAGGGKPYRLKIRAPSFIHMGAFDYMARGYMIADAVTIFGTYDIVMGECDR; encoded by the coding sequence GTGAAATTGGAAGATCAACGACAGACCGTTTACAGGGTCGATCCCGACCATCCGGAGACTGATACGCTCCCGCTCGTCCGAACCGAGGAGCTGCTCCTCAACATGGGACCGCAGCATCCGAGCACGCACGGGGTGCTGAAGGTGATCCTGGAGTTGGAAGGGGAGCGGATCGTCAAGTCCACGCCGGTCATGGGCTTCCTCCACCGGGGAGTCGAGAAGCTGGCGGAGGACGGGACCTACCAGCAGTTCATCCCGCACACGGACCGGCTGGACTACGTCTGCGCGATGTACAACAACTTCGCCTACTGCCGCGCGGTCGAGAAGCTGATGAACGTCACCGTGCCGGAGCGGGCCGAGTACCTGCGCACGATCGTCGCGGAGGTGCAGCGGATCATCGGGCACCAGTTCTGGCTGGGCACGCAGGCCCTCGACATTGGGGCCATGACGGTCTTCTTCTACACGTTCCGCGACCGGGAGATCCTCCTCGACTGGTTCGACGAGCTCTGCGGGGCGCGCCTGACGACGAGCTGGTACCGGATCGGCGGGGTGGAGCGGGACCTGACGCCTGCGCTGATCGAGAAGCTCCGGCGCTTCCTCGACTACTTCCTGCCGAAGATTGACGAGTACGTCGTGTTCCTGGAGAAGAACCGCATCTGGCTCGCCCGGACGAAGGGCGTGGCGGTGATCTCGGCGGAGGACGCGGTTAACTTCGGGCTCAGCGGCCCGACGCTCCGCGGGTCCGGCGTGGACTACGACCTGCGCAAGTACGAGGCCTACGGGGCCTATCCCCGGTGCGAGTTCAGCGTCCCGGTGGGCAAGAACGGCGACACCTACGACCGGTACTGGATCCGGGTCGAGGAGATGCGCGAGAGCGTCAAGATCATCAAGCAGTGCCTGGCCCAGATGCCGGAAGGCCCGATCATGGCCGACGTCCCCAGCGTCACCCTGCCGAAGAAGGAGCGGGTCTTCACGAACCTGGAGTCCATGATCCAGCAGTTCAAGCTCTTCTCGCAGGGGTTCGACGCGCCGAAGGGCGAGGTCTACTGCGGGACCGAGGCCCACAAGGGCGAGCTGGGCTTCTACATCGTCAGCGCGGGCGGCGGGAAGCCCTACCGGCTGAAGATCCGCGCCCCGTCGTTCATTCACATGGGCGCGTTCGATTATATGGCGCGGGGCTACATGATCGCGGACGCCGTGACGATCTTCGGGACCTACGACATCGTCATGGGGGAGTGCGACCGCTGA
- a CDS encoding molybdopterin-dependent oxidoreductase, with amino-acid sequence MALKPATNPEVEAATIELTIDGQTVTAKDGVSLYDVIASTGKIIPAMCYHYTFDPFGSCGMCLVMQEGKKAPVRSCTAKATAGMVIRTDGDELFQARKKAVEKHLSVHPLDCPVCDADGHCELQDMAFLHRVTSLANAKQKLIPEDTRSLVLDFNMNRCIACGECINICKDVQMIDALQFMKKGGFNQVVAKGDVALSCEFCGDCLAVCPVGAITNKFSKYLYKPWQLKKTTTTCNYCGDGCQMHVETKDTEVVRVTSPLSWKNKWGDRAETVKGHGGLCVRGRFGFQFIDNKSRLGMPLVRQDDRLVEAPWLETMHRLVDRLAEIKAQHGPRAIAGLITARCTNEDLYLFQKLMRVAIGTNQLDSSARYGHMNFVHAVRKALGAGRMTNDSEDITKAKAILVVGSNITETNPLASVRVKQAIRTYGAQVIVVDSAMTNIAKLASHPMLVKPGTEGLFLQGLVKAVVEQDLIDEEATGKHPQAFAALKRAVAAVSLEAVAAQTGVPAEQIRECAAIFAEAPRAVIICGEGIVRRAGGYRHVLTAVDLAWVTGKLGRPGCGINTVVEEANEQGAADMGAAPEFLPGQARFGDEAARAKFAKAWGGDSPAQLPPAKDGAGLMEILKRCRSGAIKALYVIGENPVATLPASLEVKEALSNLDLLICQDPFLTETAQLAHFVLPACTFAEKDGTVTNQEGKVQRVRQTMDPIGESLPDWYIMTALSSGLGYPLDYESPQDIQNEIMKLLPGYYNLGQPRKLAPTPDAYLADGFAAEVADRYSDGGASRASRLTSHDQSFTLLMGQVLYHSGKLSTQASGLIRIAPNTGRLRMNGQDLERLGLGSRSPEGSGGAGGRVRVISERGSLEMGVQADPSVLPGSCFFPEHFNEPPVKDLMPVEVDAVTGVPSFKLARVSIEKA; translated from the coding sequence ATGGCTCTGAAACCGGCCACCAATCCCGAAGTCGAAGCGGCGACGATCGAGCTGACCATCGACGGTCAGACCGTCACGGCCAAGGACGGGGTCTCGCTGTACGACGTGATCGCCAGCACGGGGAAGATCATCCCCGCGATGTGCTACCACTACACCTTCGACCCCTTCGGCTCCTGCGGCATGTGCCTGGTGATGCAGGAGGGCAAGAAGGCGCCGGTCCGCTCCTGCACGGCCAAGGCCACGGCCGGCATGGTGATCCGGACGGACGGCGACGAACTCTTCCAGGCCCGCAAGAAGGCGGTCGAGAAGCACCTGTCGGTCCACCCGCTGGACTGCCCGGTCTGCGACGCGGACGGCCACTGCGAGCTCCAGGACATGGCGTTCCTGCACCGGGTGACCAGTCTGGCCAACGCCAAGCAGAAGCTGATCCCGGAGGACACGCGCAGCCTCGTGCTCGACTTCAACATGAACCGCTGCATCGCCTGCGGCGAGTGCATCAACATCTGCAAGGACGTGCAGATGATCGACGCGCTCCAGTTCATGAAGAAGGGCGGCTTCAACCAGGTGGTGGCCAAGGGCGACGTCGCGCTCTCCTGCGAGTTCTGCGGCGACTGCCTGGCGGTCTGCCCGGTCGGGGCGATCACGAACAAGTTCTCCAAGTACCTCTACAAGCCCTGGCAGCTGAAGAAGACCACGACCACCTGCAACTACTGCGGGGACGGCTGCCAGATGCACGTCGAGACCAAGGACACGGAAGTGGTCCGCGTCACGTCGCCCCTGTCCTGGAAGAACAAATGGGGAGACCGGGCCGAGACCGTGAAGGGCCACGGCGGGCTCTGCGTGCGGGGCCGGTTCGGCTTTCAGTTCATCGACAACAAGAGCCGGCTGGGAATGCCCCTGGTCCGGCAGGACGACCGTCTGGTCGAGGCTCCCTGGCTGGAGACGATGCACCGGCTCGTGGACCGGCTGGCCGAGATCAAGGCCCAGCACGGGCCTCGGGCCATCGCGGGCCTGATCACGGCGCGCTGCACGAACGAGGATCTGTACCTGTTCCAGAAGCTCATGCGGGTGGCGATCGGGACCAACCAGCTCGACTCGAGCGCGCGGTACGGCCACATGAACTTCGTCCACGCGGTCCGGAAGGCGCTCGGCGCGGGCCGGATGACGAACGACTCCGAGGACATCACCAAGGCCAAGGCCATCCTCGTGGTCGGGTCCAACATCACCGAGACGAACCCCCTGGCCAGCGTGCGCGTGAAGCAGGCGATCCGCACGTACGGCGCGCAGGTGATCGTCGTGGATTCGGCCATGACCAACATCGCGAAGCTGGCGTCCCACCCGATGCTCGTCAAGCCGGGCACCGAGGGACTCTTCCTCCAGGGGCTGGTCAAGGCGGTGGTCGAGCAGGACCTCATCGACGAGGAGGCGACGGGGAAGCATCCGCAGGCCTTCGCCGCGCTCAAACGGGCGGTGGCGGCGGTGTCGCTGGAAGCGGTGGCCGCCCAGACCGGGGTGCCGGCGGAGCAGATCCGCGAGTGCGCCGCCATCTTCGCGGAAGCGCCGCGCGCGGTGATCATCTGCGGCGAAGGGATCGTCCGGCGGGCGGGCGGCTACCGGCACGTCCTGACCGCGGTGGACCTGGCCTGGGTGACCGGCAAGCTGGGAAGGCCCGGTTGCGGGATCAACACGGTGGTCGAGGAGGCCAACGAGCAGGGAGCGGCGGACATGGGTGCGGCGCCGGAGTTCCTGCCGGGCCAGGCCCGGTTCGGGGACGAAGCGGCGCGGGCCAAGTTCGCGAAGGCCTGGGGAGGCGACTCGCCGGCCCAGTTGCCGCCTGCGAAAGACGGCGCCGGTTTGATGGAGATCCTCAAACGCTGCCGGAGCGGAGCGATCAAGGCCCTGTACGTGATTGGGGAGAATCCGGTCGCCACGCTGCCGGCTTCGCTGGAGGTCAAGGAGGCGCTGTCCAATCTCGATTTGCTGATCTGCCAGGATCCTTTTTTGACCGAGACCGCGCAACTGGCCCACTTCGTCCTGCCCGCCTGCACGTTCGCGGAGAAGGACGGGACCGTGACCAATCAGGAGGGCAAGGTCCAGCGCGTCCGCCAGACGATGGATCCGATCGGGGAGAGCCTCCCCGACTGGTACATCATGACGGCGCTGTCCAGCGGCCTGGGCTACCCGCTCGATTATGAATCGCCGCAGGACATCCAGAACGAGATCATGAAGCTGCTGCCCGGCTACTACAACCTCGGCCAGCCCCGGAAGCTCGCCCCGACACCAGACGCCTATCTGGCCGACGGCTTCGCGGCCGAGGTGGCGGACCGGTATTCGGACGGGGGCGCCTCTCGCGCTTCACGTCTCACCTCTCACGATCAGTCGTTCACTCTGCTCATGGGGCAGGTGCTCTACCATTCCGGCAAGCTCTCCACACAGGCCTCCGGGTTGATCCGGATCGCACCGAACACCGGACGGCTGCGGATGAACGGGCAGGACCTGGAGCGATTGGGGCTGGGTTCCCGGAGCCCGGAGGGATCGGGAGGGGCGGGCGGACGGGTCCGCGTCATTTCGGAGCGCGGCTCGCTGGAGATGGGGGTGCAAGCGGACCCGTCGGTGCTGCCTGGGAGCTGCTTCTTCCCCGAGCATTTCAACGAGCCGCCGGTCAAGGACCTGATGCCGGTCGAGGTCGACGCCGTCACGGGGGTTCCCTCGTTCAAGCTGGCGCGCGTCTCTATTGAAAAGGCCTGA
- the nuoI gene encoding NADH-quinone oxidoreductase subunit NuoI, with the protein MSVGALTRKVLQAALFYEIWDAMKVTFKHMFHRPITFQYPREQRTIPDTHRGALGLLRYDDGRERCVGCDLCEAACPSRCIKVISAENRDLPLQRYASEFYIDITKCVFCGYCVEACPVNALAMTKLYEYSTHDKRTLLFDKRRLYEIGERHLADAKKYLVAHNQEKDDQWSRDYRYFFPQSVQKPTQPPPKHLT; encoded by the coding sequence ATGAGCGTCGGCGCGCTGACGAGGAAGGTTCTGCAGGCGGCCCTGTTCTATGAGATTTGGGACGCGATGAAAGTGACCTTCAAACACATGTTCCATCGGCCGATCACCTTCCAGTACCCGCGGGAGCAGCGGACGATCCCGGACACGCACCGGGGCGCGCTGGGCCTGCTGCGCTACGACGATGGGCGGGAGCGCTGCGTGGGGTGCGACCTGTGCGAGGCGGCCTGCCCCTCCCGCTGCATCAAAGTCATCAGTGCGGAGAACAGGGATCTGCCGCTCCAGCGGTACGCGAGCGAGTTTTACATCGACATCACGAAGTGCGTGTTTTGCGGGTACTGCGTGGAGGCCTGCCCGGTCAACGCGCTGGCGATGACCAAGCTCTACGAGTATTCCACCCACGACAAACGGACCCTCCTGTTCGATAAACGGCGGCTCTACGAGATCGGGGAACGGCATTTGGCTGACGCGAAGAAGTATTTGGTGGCCCACAACCAGGAGAAGGACGACCAGTGGAGCCGCGACTACCGGTACTTCTTTCCCCAGTCGGTCCAGAAACCGACGCAGCCGCCGCCGAAACACCTGACCTGA
- a CDS encoding NADH-quinone oxidoreductase subunit J has product MILLFFVYFSLVSIAAGVLTVALRNPVHCGLALLTLLLHVAGLFVLLNAEFLFAVQIIVYAGAILVLYLFVLMLLNLKTDERYLHTRYAVILFAAVAVCGELLLLVLRSPFGGARGDAPADTVLQTGPSHAVGIKMFSDYLLPFEIVGVFLLGAIIGAIVLAKTPSSTDEREA; this is encoded by the coding sequence ATGATCCTGCTGTTCTTCGTCTATTTTTCCCTGGTAAGCATTGCCGCCGGGGTGCTCACGGTTGCGCTGCGGAACCCCGTGCACTGCGGCCTGGCGCTGCTGACGCTGCTGCTGCACGTGGCCGGACTGTTCGTGCTCCTCAACGCCGAGTTCCTCTTCGCCGTCCAGATCATCGTCTACGCGGGCGCCATCCTGGTGCTCTACCTGTTCGTGCTGATGCTCCTCAACCTGAAGACGGACGAGCGGTACCTCCACACCCGCTACGCGGTGATCCTCTTTGCCGCCGTCGCGGTCTGCGGGGAGCTCCTGCTGCTGGTGCTGCGGTCTCCGTTCGGCGGCGCGCGCGGCGATGCCCCGGCGGACACGGTGCTCCAGACCGGGCCGAGCCACGCCGTCGGGATCAAGATGTTCAGCGACTACCTGCTGCCGTTCGAGATCGTCGGGGTCTTCCTGCTGGGCGCCATCATCGGGGCGATCGTGCTGGCGAAAACCCCTTCTTCAACGGACGAACGTGAAGCGTGA
- the nuoK gene encoding NADH-quinone oxidoreductase subunit NuoK produces the protein MVPLSAYVAVSAILFATGLIGVLIRRNFIIVLMAVEVMLNAANINLVAFSHYLESMAGQIVALFVIAIAAGEAAVGLAIIIVVFRGKLSTNVDEMNLLKW, from the coding sequence ATGGTTCCATTGAGCGCATACGTGGCCGTGAGCGCGATCCTGTTCGCGACCGGCCTGATCGGCGTGCTGATCCGCCGGAACTTCATCATCGTCTTGATGGCGGTCGAGGTCATGCTGAACGCGGCCAACATCAACCTGGTCGCCTTCTCTCACTATCTGGAGTCCATGGCGGGCCAGATCGTGGCGCTGTTCGTGATCGCGATCGCGGCCGGCGAGGCGGCGGTGGGCCTGGCGATCATCATCGTCGTGTTCCGCGGCAAACTGTCGACCAACGTGGATGAAATGAATCTCTTAAAGTGGTAA